From Xenopus tropicalis strain Nigerian chromosome 3, UCB_Xtro_10.0, whole genome shotgun sequence, the proteins below share one genomic window:
- the LOC108646161 gene encoding uncharacterized protein LOC108646161: MQYLGFSKKWAHVYRNSTLHVRINTNNGLERQNEILKRNYLDGYKNCTLSEMLTVLHCKFFPMLYRKYVQLNVQSSQNYRRYSKEIPSFLKSCPRDFVLHVMKRYCSSLNEKDVTAVDEKHGIFKVKSESGNAEYLIHLNGQVPSCTCEDFTHFLLPCKHICCIFQYFSTWGWDRLDPVYTNNPLFVLDSDCFSENIEIINADIQDASIRTVKLARDWLA, encoded by the exons ATGCAATATCTAGGGTTTTCAAAG AAATGGGCCCATGTATATAGAAACTCTACTCTGCATGTTCGAATAAACACAAACAATGGTTTGGAACGGCAAAATGAAATTCTAAAACGTAACTATTTGGATGGATACAAGAACTGCACATTAAGTGAAATGCTAACCGTTCTGCATTGTAAATTTTTTCCAATGTTGTACAGAAA ATATGTTCAGCTGAATGTACAAAGTTCCCAGAATTATCGGAGATATTCAAAAGAAATACCTAGTTTTCTCAAGAGCTGTCCAAGGGACTTTGTTCTACACGTAATGAAAAGATACTGTAGTTCACTGAATGAAAAAGATGTAACCGCTGTGGATGAAAAACATGGCATTTTCAAAGTTAAGAGTGAATCAGGGAATGCAGAATACCTAATTCATTTAAATGGACAGGTACCATCATGTACATGTGAAGACTTCACACACTTTTTGTTGCCATGCAAGCATATCTGTTGCATTTTTCAGTACTTCAGTACTTGGGGATGGGACAGACTTGACCCTGTATATACAAACAACCCACTGTTTGTACTTGACTCTGATTGCTTCTCTGAAAACATAGAAATTATTAATGCCGATATCCAAGATGCCAGTATCCGCACTGTGAAATTAGCCAGAGACTGGCTAGCGTGA